From Streptomyces sp. TLI_235, a single genomic window includes:
- a CDS encoding tRNA(adenine34) deaminase — MPSAPLPQITPLPAPVRPDPVRDRWRDLMRLAMDEAALATATGDVPVGALVLGPGGEVIGRGHNVREADGDPTGHAEIVAIRQAAEAVGEWRLSGCTLVVTLEPCTMCAGALVLSRIDRVVYGALDAKAGAAGSLFDVMRDRRLNHRPEVIPGVLAEECSAQLLAFFETQR, encoded by the coding sequence ATGCCGTCCGCACCCCTCCCGCAGATCACGCCCCTGCCGGCCCCGGTCCGCCCCGACCCGGTGCGCGACCGGTGGCGGGACCTGATGCGCCTCGCCATGGACGAGGCGGCACTGGCCACCGCCACCGGCGACGTACCGGTCGGGGCGCTCGTGCTCGGGCCCGGCGGCGAGGTCATCGGCCGCGGCCACAACGTCCGCGAGGCGGACGGCGATCCCACCGGGCACGCCGAGATCGTGGCGATCCGGCAGGCGGCCGAGGCGGTCGGGGAGTGGCGGCTGAGCGGCTGCACCCTGGTGGTCACCCTGGAACCGTGCACCATGTGCGCGGGCGCGCTGGTGCTCTCGCGGATCGACCGGGTCGTCTACGGCGCCCTCGACGCGAAGGCCGGCGCGGCCGGCTCGCTCTTCGACGTGATGCGCGACCGGCGGCTCAACCACCGCCCCGAAGTCATCCCCGGGGTACTCGCCGAGGAGTGCTCCGCGCAGCTGCTGGCCTTCTTCGAAACCCAGCGCTGA
- a CDS encoding putative HhH-GPD family protein, whose translation MSTTVHLAQQPEADELLGRSPLAALTGMLLDQQIPMEWAFTGPWTIAQRLGADDLDAHRIAAADPEEFAALLSEKPAVHRYPGSMATRVQQLCRYLVEHYDGDAAAVWRDAADGRDLLKRLNELPGFGKQKAQIFLALLGKQYGVTPAGWREAAGAYGEEGSFRSVADITGPESLTKVRAFKQEAKKAAKAAKSAKPAQG comes from the coding sequence ATGAGCACCACCGTCCACCTCGCGCAGCAGCCGGAGGCCGACGAGCTGCTCGGCCGCAGCCCGCTCGCCGCGCTCACCGGCATGCTGCTGGACCAGCAGATCCCGATGGAGTGGGCGTTCACCGGCCCGTGGACGATCGCGCAGCGGCTCGGCGCCGACGACCTGGACGCGCACCGGATCGCCGCCGCCGACCCCGAGGAGTTCGCCGCGCTGCTCTCCGAGAAGCCCGCGGTGCACCGCTACCCGGGCTCGATGGCCACCCGGGTGCAGCAGCTCTGCCGGTACCTGGTGGAGCACTACGACGGCGACGCCGCGGCGGTCTGGCGGGACGCCGCCGACGGCCGCGACCTGCTGAAGCGGCTGAACGAGCTGCCCGGCTTCGGCAAGCAGAAGGCGCAGATCTTCCTCGCCCTGCTGGGCAAGCAGTACGGGGTCACCCCGGCGGGCTGGCGCGAGGCGGCCGGCGCGTACGGCGAGGAGGGGTCCTTCCGCTCGGTCGCGGACATCACCGGGCCGGAGTCGCTGACGAAGGTGCGGGCGTTCAAGCAGGAGGCGAAGAAGGCCGCCAAGGCGGCGAAGTCCGCGAAGCCGGCGCAGGGCTGA
- a CDS encoding arylformamidase codes for MAPVYRDYDHDELAREYSPSSCVEDIAVELAAYTDRSKDAYAALEVRRDLRYGPAGPELIDFFPPRGPVPDAGAPLHVFVHGGYWQELDKTDSAFAAPDFTARGTAYAAVGYGLAPHWPLDAIVDQVRRAVHWLLDHAEELGVDPGRVQLSGSSAGAHLAAMALLGPASPHGRRVAGAVLLSGVYDLEPITLTYVNDALGLDAAAARRNSPLHLLADGPALPPLLLVRGEHETAEFGRQQDGFAAAAREAGAEVEAAVAADRNHFDLPLDLGRTDTPLGEAVAAQSAA; via the coding sequence ATGGCGCCGGTGTACCGGGACTACGACCATGACGAGCTGGCGCGCGAGTACTCGCCGAGCAGTTGCGTCGAGGACATCGCGGTCGAGCTGGCCGCGTACACCGACCGGAGCAAGGACGCGTACGCGGCTCTGGAGGTCCGCCGCGACCTGCGGTACGGCCCGGCCGGGCCCGAACTGATCGACTTCTTCCCGCCCCGCGGGCCCGTCCCGGACGCCGGCGCCCCGCTGCACGTCTTCGTGCACGGCGGCTACTGGCAGGAGCTGGACAAGACCGACTCCGCCTTCGCCGCGCCCGACTTCACCGCCCGCGGCACCGCCTACGCCGCGGTCGGCTACGGGCTGGCCCCGCACTGGCCGCTGGACGCGATCGTCGACCAGGTCCGGCGGGCCGTGCACTGGCTGCTCGACCACGCCGAGGAACTCGGCGTCGACCCCGGGCGCGTCCAGCTCAGCGGCAGCTCGGCCGGCGCCCACCTGGCCGCCATGGCCCTGCTCGGCCCGGCCTCCCCGCACGGCCGCCGGGTCGCCGGCGCGGTGCTGCTCAGCGGGGTCTACGACCTGGAGCCGATCACCCTCACCTACGTCAACGACGCCCTCGGCCTGGACGCCGCGGCCGCCCGCCGCAACAGCCCGCTGCACCTGCTCGCGGACGGCCCGGCGCTGCCGCCGCTGCTGCTCGTCCGCGGCGAGCACGAGACCGCCGAGTTCGGCCGCCAGCAGGACGGGTTCGCGGCCGCCGCGCGGGAGGCCGGGGCGGAGGTGGAGGCGGCGGTCGCCGCCGACCGCAACCACTTCGACCTGCCGCTCGACCTGGGCCGCACCGACACCCCGCTCGGCGAGGCCGTGGCGGCGCAGTCCGCTGCCTAG
- a CDS encoding RNA polymerase sigma-54 (SigL) subunit — translation MSGESIGAVVEEIPGEQAAGVRAVLQAIPQQQSGDRAEGAPTPGAGADPVVGGRPLDTRTLSRSLFRRLAALEPGGVEHTYVRDTLIELNLPLVRYASARFRSRNEPMEDIVQVGTIGLIKAIDRFDPDRGVEFPTFAMPTVVGEIKRFFRDTSWSVRVPRRLQELRLALTKAGDELAQKLDRSPTVAELAACLGVSEEDVVEGLAVGNAYTASSLDSTPGEEDGEGPLADRLGYDDLALEGVEYRESLKPLLAKLPPRERRIIMLRFFGNLTQSQIGEEIGISQMHVSRLLTRTLAQLRAGLTAEG, via the coding sequence GTGTCCGGAGAGTCGATCGGTGCGGTCGTCGAGGAGATCCCTGGGGAGCAGGCCGCCGGGGTGCGGGCCGTGCTGCAGGCGATCCCGCAGCAGCAGAGCGGGGATCGGGCGGAGGGCGCCCCGACGCCGGGGGCCGGGGCCGATCCGGTGGTCGGCGGGCGCCCGCTGGACACCCGGACGCTCTCGCGGTCGCTGTTCCGCCGGCTGGCCGCCTTGGAGCCGGGCGGCGTCGAGCACACCTATGTCCGGGACACCCTGATCGAGCTCAACCTGCCGCTGGTGCGCTACGCCTCGGCGCGTTTCCGCAGCCGGAACGAGCCGATGGAGGACATCGTCCAGGTCGGCACGATCGGGCTGATCAAGGCCATCGACCGCTTCGACCCGGACCGCGGGGTGGAGTTCCCGACCTTCGCCATGCCCACCGTGGTCGGCGAGATCAAGCGCTTCTTCCGGGACACCAGCTGGTCGGTGCGGGTGCCGCGGCGCCTCCAGGAGCTGCGCCTGGCCCTCACCAAGGCGGGCGACGAGCTCGCGCAGAAGCTCGACCGCTCCCCCACCGTCGCCGAGCTGGCCGCCTGCCTCGGCGTCAGCGAGGAGGACGTCGTGGAGGGCCTGGCGGTGGGCAACGCGTACACCGCCAGCTCGCTCGACTCCACCCCCGGCGAGGAGGACGGCGAGGGGCCGCTGGCCGACCGGCTCGGCTACGACGACCTGGCCCTGGAGGGCGTGGAGTACCGCGAGTCGCTGAAGCCGCTGCTGGCGAAACTGCCGCCGCGCGAGCGGCGGATCATCATGCTGCGCTTCTTCGGCAACCTGACGCAGTCGCAGATCGGCGAGGAGATCGGCATCTCCCAGATGCACGTCTCCCGGCTGCTGACCAGGACTTTGGCCCAGCTCCGGGCCGGGCTGACCGCGGAGGGCTGA
- a CDS encoding stress responsive alpha/beta barrel protein yields the protein MIRHLVLFRLNDGVSRDDERAIAGAKAFAELGPQIPELREWECGWNTTVRDIAYDYAINSLVEDRDALQAYLTHPAHQAAAGQWREFATWVIADIEV from the coding sequence GTGATCCGGCACCTGGTCCTGTTCAGGCTCAACGACGGCGTCTCGCGGGACGACGAGCGGGCGATCGCCGGTGCGAAGGCGTTCGCGGAGCTCGGTCCGCAGATCCCGGAGCTGCGCGAGTGGGAGTGCGGCTGGAACACCACCGTGCGCGACATCGCCTACGACTACGCGATCAACAGCCTGGTCGAGGACCGGGACGCGCTGCAGGCGTACCTGACCCACCCGGCCCATCAGGCCGCCGCGGGGCAGTGGCGGGAGTTCGCCACCTGGGTGATCGCCGACATCGAGGTCTGA
- a CDS encoding putative tRNA adenosine deaminase-associated protein, translating into MAYFAAVLARTDGGWDVSETELDDVETLADLADLAREAAQDDDSVLVFIEQEDAWFAVVRVDGEDDPRIFVSDGAAAARSSYGSVLTDELIDAEDFEDLDALVADVEDEEAALDAEDDTDEDDGADGPTGAQAGPLGDSDLLTDFGLSAKDLLGLAGEGAVPGDALAEIADALGAGEVLEAVR; encoded by the coding sequence GTGGCGTACTTCGCTGCAGTGCTTGCTCGCACCGATGGCGGGTGGGATGTGAGCGAGACGGAGCTCGACGACGTCGAGACCTTGGCCGATCTGGCCGACCTGGCCCGGGAGGCCGCCCAGGACGACGACAGCGTCCTGGTCTTCATCGAACAGGAGGACGCCTGGTTCGCCGTCGTCCGCGTGGACGGCGAGGACGACCCGCGCATCTTCGTCTCCGACGGCGCCGCCGCCGCGCGCAGCTCCTACGGCTCCGTGCTGACCGACGAGCTGATCGACGCCGAGGACTTCGAGGACCTCGACGCCCTGGTCGCGGACGTCGAGGACGAGGAGGCCGCCCTGGACGCCGAGGACGACACCGACGAGGACGACGGCGCCGACGGACCGACGGGCGCCCAGGCGGGGCCGCTCGGCGACTCCGACCTGCTCACCGACTTCGGCCTGTCCGCCAAGGACCTGCTGGGCCTGGCCGGCGAGGGCGCGGTGCCCGGCGACGCACTCGCCGAGATCGCCGACGCGCTCGGCGCGGGCGAGGTGCTGGAGGCCGTTCGATAA
- a CDS encoding protein-tyrosine phosphatase, which yields MTQPTETARSLGLRGAVNARDLGGYRTADGRVLKPGTALRADALNRLGEEDLALLSDHGLRQIVDLRSLAEVREAGPDIVPGLPTAEIAAAELSATPVTVGRTTADGITLHHLPVFAREFDIYVALRNALADRDADKQRALLGGGRAEAMMVGLYRWFVTDTVARDRFATLIRLLAEPDGTPLLFHCSAGKDRTGWAAALVLTALGVDRDTVYTDYLLTNERSAAIVEHVVDSFGTRGLMKEPALLLPIFHADRAYLDAAFEEVAAGWESFDDFWRDGLGLDEAVLDGLRTNLLA from the coding sequence GTGACCCAGCCCACCGAGACCGCGCGCAGCCTGGGCCTGAGAGGCGCCGTGAACGCCCGCGACCTGGGTGGCTACCGGACCGCCGACGGCCGGGTGCTCAAGCCGGGCACCGCCCTGCGCGCGGACGCGCTCAACCGGCTCGGCGAGGAGGACCTCGCCCTGCTCTCCGACCACGGGCTGCGCCAGATCGTCGACCTGCGCAGCCTCGCCGAGGTCCGTGAGGCCGGCCCGGACATCGTGCCCGGCCTGCCCACCGCCGAGATCGCCGCCGCGGAGCTCTCCGCCACCCCGGTCACCGTCGGGCGCACCACCGCCGACGGCATCACCCTGCACCACCTGCCGGTCTTCGCCCGCGAATTCGACATCTACGTCGCCCTGCGCAACGCGCTCGCCGACCGTGACGCGGACAAGCAGCGCGCCCTGCTCGGCGGCGGCCGGGCCGAGGCCATGATGGTCGGCCTCTACCGCTGGTTCGTCACCGACACGGTCGCCCGGGACCGCTTCGCCACCCTGATCCGGCTGCTCGCCGAGCCCGACGGCACCCCGCTGCTCTTCCACTGCTCGGCCGGCAAGGACCGCACCGGCTGGGCGGCCGCCCTGGTGCTGACCGCCCTCGGTGTGGACCGCGACACCGTCTACACGGACTACCTGCTGACCAACGAGCGCTCCGCCGCCATCGTCGAGCACGTGGTGGACAGCTTCGGCACCCGTGGCCTGATGAAGGAGCCGGCGCTGCTGCTGCCGATCTTCCACGCGGACCGCGCCTACCTCGACGCCGCGTTCGAGGAGGTCGCGGCCGGCTGGGAGAGCTTCGACGACTTCTGGCGGGACGGCCTCGGACTGGACGAGGCCGTGCTGGACGGGCTGCGCACCAACCTGCTCGCCTGA
- a CDS encoding LytR cell envelope-related transcriptional attenuator, with product MSMLTPQGLKGKQYRITGNSYPRLGRPPRRSRKVLAALGVLLALSLVALGGVQLVDIFRGRHASAQACPTPGTSGKPLAAPASDAASGAASPAPGATSTAVPQPQAVTVNVYNATDKSGMAARTAEELKKRGFTIGQVGNAPAALDKKVPGTVQVISGPAGLGAATLLGSQVASAGKTADTRTDATVDFVIGDSFAALLDPTQAAAALAEATKPSPTPSPQPGSC from the coding sequence GTGAGCATGCTGACCCCCCAGGGACTGAAGGGGAAGCAGTACCGGATCACCGGTAACTCCTACCCCCGCCTGGGCCGCCCGCCCCGCAGGAGCCGCAAAGTGCTGGCCGCCCTCGGCGTCCTGCTCGCCCTATCCCTGGTCGCCCTCGGCGGCGTCCAACTGGTCGACATCTTCCGCGGGCGGCACGCCTCCGCGCAGGCCTGTCCGACCCCCGGCACCTCCGGCAAGCCACTGGCCGCCCCGGCCTCGGACGCCGCCTCCGGTGCGGCTTCCCCGGCTCCCGGCGCCACCAGTACCGCCGTCCCGCAGCCTCAGGCGGTGACGGTGAACGTCTACAACGCCACCGACAAGTCCGGCATGGCCGCGCGCACCGCGGAGGAGCTGAAGAAACGCGGCTTCACCATCGGCCAGGTCGGCAACGCGCCGGCCGCCCTCGACAAGAAGGTGCCCGGCACCGTGCAGGTGATCAGCGGTCCGGCCGGCCTCGGCGCGGCCACGCTGCTCGGCTCGCAGGTGGCGAGCGCGGGCAAGACCGCCGACACCCGGACGGACGCCACGGTCGATTTCGTGATCGGCGACAGCTTCGCCGCCCTGCTCGACCCGACCCAGGCGGCCGCGGCGCTGGCCGAGGCCACCAAGCCGTCCCCGACCCCCTCGCCGCAGCCCGGCTCCTGCTGA
- a CDS encoding uracil phosphoribosyltransferase: MRLHVVDHPLVAHKLSTLRDERTDSPTFRRLTDELVTLLAYEATRNVRTEAVEVTTPVAVTTGTRLSHPRPLVVPILRAGLGMLDGMTRLLPTAEVGFLGMVRNEETLEASTYATRMPDDLSGRQVFVLDPMLATGGTLVAAVRMLLERGATDVTGVVLLAAPEGIAVVEKELADQPVKIVTAALDERLNEHGYIVPGLGDAGDRLYGTAG; this comes from the coding sequence ATGCGTCTCCACGTCGTCGACCACCCCCTGGTCGCCCACAAGCTCTCCACCCTGCGCGACGAGCGCACCGACTCGCCGACCTTCCGCCGCCTGACCGACGAGCTGGTCACCCTGCTCGCCTACGAGGCCACCCGGAACGTCCGGACCGAGGCGGTGGAGGTCACCACCCCGGTCGCCGTCACCACCGGCACCCGGCTGAGCCACCCGCGGCCGCTGGTCGTCCCGATCCTGCGGGCCGGCCTCGGCATGCTGGACGGCATGACCCGGCTGCTGCCGACCGCGGAGGTCGGCTTCCTGGGCATGGTCCGCAACGAGGAGACGCTGGAGGCGTCCACCTATGCGACCCGGATGCCCGACGACCTCTCCGGCCGCCAGGTCTTCGTGCTCGACCCGATGCTGGCCACCGGCGGCACCCTGGTCGCCGCCGTCCGGATGCTGCTCGAGCGCGGTGCCACCGATGTCACCGGCGTGGTGCTGCTGGCCGCGCCGGAGGGCATCGCGGTGGTCGAGAAGGAGCTGGCCGACCAGCCCGTCAAGATCGTCACCGCCGCGCTGGACGAGCGCCTCAACGAGCACGGCTACATTGTCCCCGGCCTCGGCGACGCGGGCGACCGCCTCTACGGCACCGCCGGCTGA
- a CDS encoding RNA polymerase sigma-B factor, whose product MSVRTQDSARGTDGEQSAPPPAESLVAELKAAGLRDRQSGTRTPVDVRTLTRVLFERLGELPPEVPERERVRAALIEINIPLVRYAATRFRSRSEPMEDIVQVGTIGLINAIDRFDPGRGVQFPTYALPTILGEIKRYFRDNVRTMHVPRRLQELWVQVSGAMEELTVTHGRAPKVPEIAASLRIPEEDVRACLDAGRAYNAASLEAAQEHEGGLALLDRLGYEDSALADVEHRDMVRHLLVQLPERERRIIMLRFFANLTQSQISTELGMSQMHVSRLLSRILTRLRTGNSWEE is encoded by the coding sequence GTGTCCGTGCGGACACAGGACAGCGCGCGGGGCACGGACGGGGAGCAGTCCGCCCCGCCGCCCGCGGAGAGCCTCGTCGCGGAGCTGAAGGCGGCAGGGCTGAGGGACCGCCAGAGCGGCACCCGCACGCCCGTGGACGTCCGCACGCTCACCCGGGTCCTGTTCGAGCGGCTCGGCGAACTTCCCCCGGAAGTCCCGGAGCGCGAACGCGTCCGGGCCGCCCTGATCGAGATCAACATCCCGCTGGTGCGCTACGCGGCCACCCGGTTCCGCAGCCGCAGCGAGCCGATGGAGGACATCGTCCAGGTCGGCACGATCGGGCTGATCAACGCCATCGACCGCTTCGACCCGGGCCGGGGCGTGCAGTTCCCGACGTACGCGCTGCCGACCATCCTCGGCGAGATCAAGCGCTACTTCCGCGACAACGTCCGCACCATGCACGTGCCGCGCCGGCTGCAGGAGCTGTGGGTGCAGGTCAGCGGCGCGATGGAGGAGCTGACGGTCACCCACGGGCGGGCACCCAAGGTGCCGGAGATCGCGGCCAGCCTGCGCATCCCCGAGGAGGACGTCCGGGCCTGCCTGGACGCCGGCCGGGCGTACAACGCCGCCTCGCTGGAGGCCGCGCAGGAGCACGAGGGCGGCCTGGCCCTGCTGGACCGGCTCGGCTACGAGGACTCGGCCCTCGCCGACGTCGAGCACCGCGACATGGTCCGCCACCTGCTGGTGCAGCTGCCCGAGCGGGAGCGGCGGATCATCATGCTGCGGTTCTTCGCCAACCTGACGCAGTCGCAGATCTCCACCGAGCTGGGGATGTCCCAGATGCACGTCTCCCGGCTGCTGTCGCGCATCCTCACCCGGCTGCGGACCGGCAACTCCTGGGAGGAGTGA
- a CDS encoding Arc/MetJ family transcription regulator, translated as MIFKRIGNGRPYPDHGRTSTRQWADVAPRPVRLDQLVTTKGQLDLETLLAEDSTFYGDLFAHVVKWHGDLYLEDGLHRAVRAALQQRQVLHARVLEMD; from the coding sequence GTGATCTTCAAGCGCATCGGCAACGGGCGGCCGTACCCGGATCACGGCCGGACCAGCACCCGCCAGTGGGCGGACGTCGCGCCGCGTCCGGTGCGGCTGGACCAGCTGGTCACCACCAAGGGTCAGCTCGACCTCGAAACGCTCCTCGCGGAGGACTCCACGTTCTACGGGGACCTCTTCGCGCACGTGGTGAAGTGGCACGGCGACCTGTACCTGGAGGACGGTCTGCACCGCGCGGTTCGCGCCGCGCTGCAGCAGCGCCAGGTGCTGCACGCGCGCGTGCTGGAGATGGACTGA
- a CDS encoding aryl-alcohol dehydrogenase-like predicted oxidoreductase produces MAGPRIGLTRGMTDYRNDARRVTLGASDLEVSPLSLGGNVFGWTADEAQSFAVLDAYAAAGGNFVDTADMYSSWVPGNTGGESETVIGNWLRSRGNRDAIVVATKVGMHPDAPGLRAANIKRVAEESLVRLGIERIDLFYTHRDDPGTPVEEIVTALDELVKEGKVREIAASNIGADRLAESLAFSDREGLARYVAVQPHYNLVSRGTYEGGLADVAAANGLSAVPYYALASGFLTGKYRPGGAEVPSARAQGAARYLAEPRGLLVLEALDKIASVRGVEPATVALAWLAARPTVAAPIASARTVEQLPALLAAVDLRLAEEETALLDAASA; encoded by the coding sequence ATGGCCGGTCCGCGGATCGGGTTGACTCGCGGCATGACCGACTACCGCAACGACGCCCGCCGGGTGACCCTCGGCGCCTCCGACCTGGAAGTCTCGCCGCTCAGCCTCGGCGGCAACGTCTTCGGCTGGACGGCGGACGAGGCCCAGTCCTTCGCCGTCCTCGACGCCTACGCGGCGGCCGGCGGCAACTTCGTCGACACCGCCGACATGTACTCGTCCTGGGTGCCCGGCAACACCGGCGGCGAGTCCGAGACCGTGATCGGCAACTGGCTGCGCAGCCGCGGCAACCGCGACGCGATCGTGGTCGCCACCAAGGTCGGGATGCACCCGGACGCGCCCGGGCTGAGGGCCGCGAACATCAAGCGGGTCGCCGAGGAGTCGCTCGTCCGGCTGGGCATCGAGCGGATCGACCTCTTCTACACCCACCGGGACGACCCCGGGACGCCGGTGGAGGAGATCGTCACCGCCCTGGACGAGCTGGTGAAGGAGGGCAAGGTCCGCGAGATCGCCGCCTCCAACATCGGCGCGGACCGGCTGGCCGAGTCGCTGGCCTTCTCCGACCGGGAGGGCCTGGCCCGGTACGTGGCGGTGCAGCCGCACTACAACCTGGTCTCCCGCGGCACCTACGAGGGCGGGCTCGCCGACGTGGCGGCGGCGAACGGGCTGTCCGCGGTGCCGTACTACGCACTGGCCTCGGGTTTCCTCACCGGCAAGTACCGACCGGGCGGCGCCGAGGTGCCGAGCGCCCGCGCCCAGGGCGCGGCCCGCTACCTGGCGGAGCCGCGCGGGCTGCTGGTGCTGGAGGCCCTGGACAAGATCGCCTCCGTCCGCGGGGTGGAGCCCGCCACGGTGGCCCTGGCCTGGCTCGCCGCCCGGCCGACGGTGGCGGCGCCGATCGCCAGCGCCCGCACCGTCGAGCAGCTGCCGGCACTGCTGGCCGCGGTCGACCTGCGGCTGGCGGAGGAGGAGACCGCCCTGCTGGACGCGGCCTCCGCGTAG
- a CDS encoding KTSC domain-containing protein, with translation MDRAAVDSSCLRSVGHDAGRRVLEVEFAAGTVYQYRGVPAEAVAELLAADSLGRFFNREIRNRYPYRRVSPAPASRTSPPWRPSSPPA, from the coding sequence ATGGACCGCGCCGCGGTGGACTCCAGCTGCCTGCGTTCGGTCGGCCACGACGCCGGCCGGCGGGTGCTGGAGGTCGAGTTCGCCGCCGGGACGGTCTACCAGTACCGCGGCGTCCCCGCGGAGGCGGTCGCCGAGCTGCTCGCCGCGGACAGCCTCGGCCGGTTCTTCAACCGGGAGATCCGCAACCGCTACCCGTACCGCCGGGTCAGCCCTGCGCCGGCTTCGCGGACTTCGCCGCCTTGGCGGCCTTCTTCGCCTCCTGCTTGA
- a CDS encoding regulator of protease activity HflC (stomatin/prohibitin superfamily) translates to MDVTRDSSPRPAPRPAGPPDPAAGGPGGPGSAGSTAATGKAQPARATSGGLTAPAPGTAARAALPEDPPTRELTPVRAEPDTDNPATRRPPRVDQALRERHAFALPGWLALLVLLLGTAGLLAVLVRAGVVPEFEALPDIRTEAVRRGGPAGLTGAEIAAVASVGLLLVAVLAGLLSNPGGEARVLTRWGRYRGTVRRAGLLWVNPLVRRRRVDVRLRHWRSDPVTVTDRTGTPIVVRLLVVWRVRDTARAVLSVAEHEAYLREQIHAVLSRTASRLPCDSDAGPGPALRDGQWFADELSRALAAEAHPAGLEVYSAQPIALDYAPEVAESMRRRRLADLDAGLRTVLVDDAVEAAALAVRRLERATAHQLDEAARSALMEQLLVAFVAPVGVVGAPVPAPAARPARKEGAGRTEGRPA, encoded by the coding sequence ATGGACGTCACCCGCGACTCATCGCCACGACCCGCCCCCCGGCCGGCCGGGCCGCCCGACCCCGCGGCGGGCGGCCCCGGAGGGCCCGGCTCGGCCGGATCGACCGCCGCCACCGGCAAGGCCCAGCCCGCCCGCGCCACCAGCGGCGGCCTGACCGCCCCCGCCCCGGGCACCGCCGCCCGGGCCGCGCTGCCGGAGGACCCGCCCACCCGAGAGCTCACCCCCGTCCGCGCCGAACCGGACACCGACAACCCCGCGACCCGCCGGCCGCCCCGCGTCGACCAGGCGCTGCGCGAGCGGCACGCCTTCGCGCTGCCCGGCTGGCTGGCCCTGCTCGTCCTGCTGCTGGGCACCGCCGGGCTGCTGGCCGTCCTCGTCCGGGCCGGTGTAGTGCCGGAGTTCGAGGCGCTCCCGGACATCCGGACCGAGGCCGTGCGGCGCGGCGGCCCCGCCGGGCTGACCGGCGCCGAGATCGCCGCCGTCGCCTCCGTCGGCCTGCTGCTGGTGGCCGTCCTGGCCGGGCTGCTGTCCAACCCCGGCGGCGAGGCCAGGGTGCTCACCCGCTGGGGCCGCTACCGCGGCACCGTCCGCCGGGCGGGCCTGCTCTGGGTCAACCCGCTGGTGCGGCGCCGCCGCGTCGACGTCCGGCTCCGCCACTGGCGCAGCGACCCTGTGACGGTCACCGACCGCACCGGCACCCCGATCGTCGTCCGGCTGCTGGTCGTCTGGCGGGTCCGGGACACCGCCCGCGCCGTGCTCTCGGTGGCCGAGCACGAGGCCTACCTGCGCGAGCAGATCCACGCCGTGCTCAGCCGCACCGCCAGCCGGCTGCCCTGCGACTCCGACGCGGGCCCCGGCCCGGCGCTCCGGGACGGCCAGTGGTTCGCCGACGAGCTCAGCCGCGCCCTGGCCGCCGAGGCGCACCCGGCCGGACTGGAGGTGTACTCGGCGCAGCCGATCGCCCTCGACTACGCGCCCGAGGTCGCCGAGTCGATGCGCCGCCGCCGCCTCGCCGACCTCGACGCGGGCCTGCGCACCGTCCTGGTCGACGACGCCGTTGAGGCCGCCGCGCTCGCCGTCCGCCGCCTCGAACGGGCCACCGCCCACCAACTCGACGAGGCCGCCCGCAGCGCGCTGATGGAGCAGCTGCTGGTCGCCTTCGTCGCCCCCGTCGGGGTCGTCGGCGCCCCGGTACCCGCCCCGGCCGCCCGGCCGGCCCGCAAGGAGGGCGCCGGCCGCACGGAGGGGCGGCCGGCGTGA